Proteins co-encoded in one candidate division KSB1 bacterium genomic window:
- a CDS encoding T9SS type A sorting domain-containing protein, translating into MKHLTFAPILWLWSFCALLMAQNLVTNGDFEQGMTGWGTWFVDKNATWADPPRADAVFAVKSPGLGGSNQALYVTVKEPGKSDWYILVAKSVPFKKGEMYQLRLRATSTLKRTISVAFHTDITSGGPFAVTTISISAEDKIYGPFSVLYEPTPVNPGIKIQFGGMSGDVIIDDVVIEQVKPQPDEYHPYNSLEDIIGDITLPHEGLPHGVPLSVDWSQRPRRGAQRPPEGWTAAIAWGQLYEWAEGNPATNTRVQIRDMEMYYLSKSDNRWHLLQKALRVSGAAYVEDFHGDLNKPADIRTEPDGSISVTAGDGYNFHFWPSTGRVTIPKDDIEGCFVTVQARLILADPNGVDDRDDARYLLSVGGDWWQSLTAVWDNWKTNADMGIGRFRFVRKEWRGHNMITLSADQVRQNPPPIAGSTAVFDLTDRGHLPQVCRLEQNYPNPFNATTTISYSLAESGFVELAVYNITGKCIAILVNEPQQAGEYIVLWNAGDLPGGLYFCRLNANGLSQVKKMVVQK; encoded by the coding sequence ATGAAGCATCTAACCTTTGCGCCTATACTATGGCTTTGGTCGTTTTGCGCGCTCTTGATGGCCCAAAACCTGGTCACCAACGGCGATTTCGAGCAGGGGATGACCGGTTGGGGCACCTGGTTCGTCGATAAAAACGCCACCTGGGCCGATCCGCCGCGCGCCGACGCCGTATTCGCTGTAAAAAGCCCGGGCTTGGGCGGCAGCAATCAGGCGCTCTATGTGACGGTTAAAGAACCCGGCAAGAGCGACTGGTATATTTTGGTCGCCAAGTCGGTGCCCTTCAAAAAAGGAGAAATGTACCAATTAAGGCTTCGGGCGACTTCTACGCTCAAGCGCACCATTTCTGTGGCCTTTCATACGGACATCACCTCAGGAGGGCCGTTTGCTGTGACCACGATTTCCATTTCTGCAGAAGACAAGATATATGGGCCTTTTAGTGTTCTTTATGAACCTACACCCGTAAATCCCGGCATCAAGATTCAATTCGGCGGGATGAGCGGTGACGTCATCATCGACGATGTGGTCATCGAACAAGTTAAACCGCAACCAGATGAATACCATCCCTATAATTCGCTAGAGGACATTATCGGCGACATTACTCTTCCGCACGAAGGCCTGCCGCATGGGGTTCCGCTTTCGGTTGATTGGTCGCAGAGACCGCGTCGCGGCGCACAACGGCCGCCTGAAGGCTGGACGGCGGCCATTGCCTGGGGGCAACTCTATGAGTGGGCCGAGGGCAATCCGGCAACCAACACCCGTGTACAAATCCGCGATATGGAGATGTATTACCTGAGCAAATCCGACAATCGGTGGCATTTGCTGCAAAAAGCCCTGCGCGTCAGCGGCGCCGCCTATGTTGAGGACTTTCACGGTGACCTTAACAAACCGGCGGACATCCGTACTGAGCCGGACGGCAGCATTTCGGTCACCGCCGGCGACGGCTACAACTTTCATTTCTGGCCGTCTACCGGTCGAGTTACGATTCCCAAAGACGACATCGAAGGCTGCTTTGTCACCGTCCAGGCGCGATTGATCTTGGCCGATCCGAACGGCGTGGATGACCGCGACGATGCCCGCTATCTGTTGAGCGTCGGCGGCGACTGGTGGCAGTCGTTGACTGCCGTTTGGGACAACTGGAAGACCAATGCCGACATGGGCATCGGCCGGTTCCGATTTGTAAGAAAAGAGTGGCGCGGACATAACATGATTACGCTTTCAGCGGATCAAGTTCGTCAAAATCCGCCCCCGATTGCCGGGTCGACTGCGGTATTCGACCTCACCGATCGAGGTCATTTGCCGCAAGTCTGCCGATTGGAACAGAATTATCCCAATCCTTTCAATGCAACGACCACGATCAGCTACTCGTTAGCCGAAAGCGGATTTGTTGAATTGGCAGTCTACAACATTACCGGCAAATGCATCGCAATACTGGTGAATGAACCGCAGCAGGCGGGAGAGTACATCGTCTTATGGAACGCCGGTGACCTGCCCGGCGGTCTTTACTTTTGTCGGCTTAATGCGAACGGCCTTAGCCAAGTGAAAAAAATGGTTGTGCAAAAATAA
- a CDS encoding DUF4832 domain-containing protein, with translation MKKIAVLTIFLLAGFDRQDAANLKTSSAYAADIVIIHPQEYPRALRNPHMGFTNRGNWENNEWATLMHSYIKWNEIERDSLDGIDEIKEWCDRNWAGVELRNIKVIPRVYLHWDGDQKYWPADMKTDDYTSEQFKRRLKKMIWKLGRCWDTDPRVAHIEMGIIGKWGEHHSPSPTLAIQKLLGEEFRKNFPHKKVLVRHPWEFKEFEFGIYWDSWAHWDQMQSHGEAIYNLGDRWKNEIIGGEVAYNWGNWKIQPGDDPTDTMIDPQHRNFLIATIRRLHCTQLRWVADYDQNNAAAKAGGELVQKAFGYRFVIDEVSYPSRIDKDEEFTVMFTGRNVGSAPFYYDWPVQLSLLNQANQVVWSADFSHVDIRTWLPVDKWDENDSLYSIPPPPFTAADSFKITESLKPGVYKLAIAVLDPAGRLPSLRFAIKNYAKGGRHPIGNIGFGVDLSQAELDPSTFDDPYTDKSLRYVYDPALIGIPDNGEVQLPQSIMLLQNYPNPFNSSTAIPYELSMPMLIKLSVFNLLGQHVITLVDEFQHAGYHVVNWDGKDAKGIPIASGVYFSRLETYGYSVQTKKVVLK, from the coding sequence ATGAAAAAAATCGCCGTTTTGACAATCTTCCTTCTGGCGGGATTTGACCGTCAAGATGCGGCAAACCTGAAAACATCAAGTGCCTATGCAGCAGACATCGTCATCATTCATCCGCAGGAGTACCCTCGTGCGCTGCGCAATCCGCATATGGGCTTTACCAATCGCGGCAATTGGGAAAACAATGAATGGGCAACCTTGATGCACAGCTATATCAAATGGAACGAGATCGAGCGCGATTCGTTAGACGGCATTGACGAGATCAAAGAATGGTGTGATAGAAACTGGGCCGGCGTGGAGCTCAGAAATATTAAAGTGATCCCGCGCGTCTATCTTCATTGGGATGGTGATCAAAAATACTGGCCTGCCGATATGAAAACCGACGATTACACCAGTGAGCAATTCAAGCGACGGCTGAAAAAGATGATCTGGAAACTCGGCCGGTGCTGGGACACCGATCCGCGCGTAGCCCACATCGAAATGGGCATTATCGGTAAATGGGGTGAACATCACAGCCCCAGCCCGACCTTGGCGATCCAAAAACTGCTGGGTGAAGAATTCCGTAAAAACTTTCCGCACAAGAAGGTACTGGTGCGGCATCCGTGGGAATTCAAGGAATTCGAATTCGGCATTTACTGGGACTCTTGGGCCCATTGGGATCAGATGCAGTCCCACGGCGAAGCGATTTACAACCTCGGCGATCGATGGAAAAACGAAATTATAGGAGGAGAAGTCGCCTATAATTGGGGTAATTGGAAAATCCAACCGGGTGATGACCCCACCGACACCATGATAGACCCTCAACATCGCAACTTTTTAATTGCCACCATTCGGCGATTGCATTGCACACAGCTGCGCTGGGTGGCGGATTATGATCAAAACAACGCCGCCGCCAAAGCCGGCGGCGAACTTGTACAAAAAGCATTCGGCTATCGATTCGTCATCGATGAGGTTTCTTATCCTTCGCGAATCGATAAAGATGAGGAGTTTACGGTAATGTTTACCGGCCGCAATGTCGGCTCGGCTCCGTTTTATTACGATTGGCCGGTGCAGCTGAGTTTGCTGAATCAAGCCAATCAAGTCGTTTGGAGTGCGGATTTTTCCCACGTCGACATCCGGACCTGGCTGCCGGTCGACAAGTGGGATGAAAACGATTCCCTTTATTCTATTCCTCCGCCCCCTTTCACGGCGGCCGATAGCTTCAAAATCACGGAATCCTTGAAACCGGGAGTATACAAATTGGCGATTGCCGTATTAGATCCGGCCGGCCGATTGCCCAGCCTGCGCTTCGCAATTAAAAACTACGCCAAGGGAGGCCGACATCCCATCGGCAACATCGGTTTTGGCGTAGACCTCTCTCAAGCCGAGCTGGATCCTTCGACCTTCGATGACCCCTATACCGATAAATCGCTCCGCTATGTCTACGATCCCGCCTTGATCGGCATCCCTGACAACGGGGAGGTGCAGCTCCCGCAAAGCATCATGTTGTTGCAAAACTATCCCAATCCTTTCAATTCGAGTACAGCTATTCCCTATGAGCTTTCCATGCCGATGTTGATCAAACTATCCGTCTTCAATTTATTGGGCCAACATGTGATCACTCTGGTGGATGAATTCCAGCACGCCGGATATCATGTGGTAAACTGGGATGGAAAAGACGCCAAAGGCATACCCATTGCAAGCGGAGTATACTTTAGCAGACTCGAAACTTACGGATATTCGGTTCAAACCAAAAAAGTTGTTTTGAAATAG
- a CDS encoding beta-galactosidase — protein MTVFWDERIALANPHKGWYHHFPDNHINKYIIRADSHLLDFPGMDHIYIRLAWSYLEPEEGKFSWVTIDTIINKWTQKGLKIALRISCKETSTDRIEQQFATPKWVMEAGAKGNYYLMGELVGPDGPWEPVYDDPIFLQKLENFLQKFADRYDGRPWLRYVDIGSFGDWGEGHTWAGSRIAYSMEQKKTHIDLYCRYFQKTQLIISDDFVYDVKNPADRETLHRYVLEKGISYRDDSPLVNGYFSGYSQTYTVRSPEFFQDVYRQRPTVFELEHYRAVKRQGNWHAEAGSAISQYAPGKTGADFFRGALELLHASYIGYHGDALEWLTDNPELTVELLNRCGYWYFLHRIKAPDSLVIGQTDTLQMIWENRGVAPAYHAYVLKIRLDGPQRLDFELNSGNQKWMPAATDGFYHEKYLIAVPKEAPPGSYHLKFKLFSYDENKDVGLALKKDLLDKEKYYDVTLISLVNARSK, from the coding sequence ATGACTGTCTTTTGGGACGAGCGGATCGCATTAGCGAATCCGCACAAAGGATGGTACCATCATTTCCCGGACAACCACATCAACAAATATATCATCCGAGCGGATTCACATCTGCTTGATTTCCCCGGCATGGATCACATTTATATTCGACTGGCCTGGTCCTATCTGGAACCGGAAGAAGGAAAATTTAGCTGGGTCACGATTGATACAATTATTAACAAGTGGACGCAAAAAGGTCTGAAAATAGCATTGCGGATTAGTTGTAAAGAGACAAGCACTGATCGGATCGAGCAGCAGTTTGCCACGCCCAAATGGGTCATGGAGGCAGGCGCAAAGGGTAATTATTACCTCATGGGAGAGCTTGTCGGACCGGACGGCCCATGGGAACCGGTCTACGATGACCCGATCTTTCTGCAAAAACTGGAAAATTTTCTGCAAAAATTTGCCGATCGCTATGACGGCAGGCCGTGGCTTCGCTATGTCGATATCGGAAGCTTCGGGGATTGGGGCGAAGGTCATACCTGGGCAGGCAGCAGAATTGCCTATTCGATGGAACAGAAAAAAACGCACATCGATCTTTACTGCCGCTATTTTCAAAAAACCCAACTGATCATTAGCGACGATTTTGTCTATGATGTGAAAAATCCGGCCGACCGCGAAACCCTGCATCGTTATGTCTTGGAGAAAGGGATATCCTACCGAGACGACAGCCCGCTGGTCAATGGATATTTCAGCGGCTACAGCCAGACCTATACGGTACGCAGCCCGGAGTTCTTTCAAGATGTGTATCGGCAAAGACCGACGGTTTTTGAGCTCGAACATTACCGAGCCGTAAAAAGACAAGGGAATTGGCACGCGGAAGCCGGGTCGGCGATCTCTCAATACGCTCCCGGCAAAACCGGAGCGGATTTCTTTCGCGGTGCATTGGAATTGCTGCACGCTTCTTATATCGGCTATCACGGGGACGCGCTTGAGTGGCTGACGGATAATCCGGAATTGACCGTCGAACTGCTGAATCGATGCGGTTATTGGTATTTTCTTCACCGAATCAAAGCCCCGGATTCGCTGGTCATCGGCCAAACCGATACCCTGCAAATGATTTGGGAAAACCGCGGCGTGGCGCCTGCCTATCATGCTTATGTGCTCAAGATCCGCCTTGACGGCCCGCAAAGGCTCGATTTTGAACTGAATTCCGGGAACCAAAAATGGATGCCGGCGGCGACAGATGGATTTTATCACGAAAAATACCTCATCGCCGTTCCTAAAGAAGCGCCGCCGGGGTCATATCACCTTAAATTCAAGCTTTTTTCATATGACGAAAACAAGGATGTCGGTTTGGCTTTGAAAAAGGACTTGCTGGATAAAGAAAAGTATTATGATGTCACCCTAATCAGTTTGGTTAATGCTCGATCAAAATGA
- a CDS encoding T9SS type A sorting domain-containing protein encodes MKKNLAIFATLLLTSGAFCQLINPSETNHCDTIADTAQSALSVMLSSFKATQQGNAVVVTWETKAEINHAGFNLHRRREKDLSYIRINPHLISEGQKTAEGTLYEFVDTPPKPGLYMYQLEDVNLEGFSNYSPIISIEVTEFITKVDAKKENVNSFRINPNYPNPFNALTTLSFELARDEMVRISIVDADGRLVEELYSGELSAGRNEITWNAESAATGLYYALVQTPTCRAVQKMTLVK; translated from the coding sequence ATGAAAAAGAATTTGGCCATATTTGCAACTCTCCTATTGACGAGCGGAGCGTTTTGCCAACTCATCAATCCTTCTGAAACTAACCATTGCGATACTATTGCCGACACTGCCCAATCCGCGCTCTCGGTCATGCTCTCCTCATTCAAAGCGACCCAACAGGGAAATGCGGTGGTTGTTACTTGGGAAACAAAAGCAGAAATCAACCACGCCGGATTTAATCTGCACCGTCGTAGGGAAAAGGACTTGTCTTACATCCGCATCAATCCGCACCTGATTTCCGAAGGTCAAAAAACCGCGGAAGGGACCCTTTACGAATTCGTCGACACTCCGCCCAAGCCCGGCTTGTACATGTACCAATTGGAAGACGTGAACCTCGAAGGTTTTTCCAACTACTCCCCGATCATATCGATTGAAGTGACCGAGTTCATTACCAAAGTTGATGCCAAAAAGGAGAACGTCAATTCCTTTCGGATCAATCCCAACTATCCAAACCCCTTTAATGCCCTAACGACCCTTTCCTTCGAGCTGGCTCGGGATGAAATGGTCCGAATTTCAATCGTGGATGCCGACGGCAGGCTTGTAGAGGAGCTTTATTCCGGCGAGCTGTCGGCCGGCCGAAACGAGATAACTTGGAATGCCGAATCAGCCGCAACAGGCCTCTACTATGCTCTGGTACAAACGCCGACGTGCCGAGCCGTTCAAAAAATGACGCTGGTCAAGTAA
- a CDS encoding alpha-L-fucosidase — translation MKKTLLWILVSVFISNVGAQPIDRFQPTWSSLKKYQCPDWFRDAKFGIFIHWGVYSVPAFANEWYPRNMYQPDRFEFKHHLETYGPQKDFGYKDFIPLFKAEKFDAEEWVTLFEKAGARYVVPVAEHHDGFAMYKTALSKWNAAEMGPQRDIIGELAQACRKHGLIFGVSSHRIEHWWFMNTGRLIDSDVNDPRFADFYGPARGEEETPSPEFMNDWLLRCVELVDKYQPQLFWFDWWIEQPAMAPYRKSFAAYYYNKGIEWNKGVVINYKNDAFPPEAAVYDIERGSSKATKQHPWQTDTSVGKKSWGYIDGEENKSANEIIDVLIDIVSKNGNLLLNIGPKADGTIPEEQKQVLIEIGKWLQVNGEGIYGSRPWTISGEGTAEAPDETAMFNEYKSKGYTAEDVRFTIKGDVLYAFVLGVPTQKTVIKSLGLKAGKIASVELVGSTEKVVWSQNAKGLMLQPAKRYPTEHAVAYRIRFK, via the coding sequence ATGAAAAAAACACTGTTGTGGATTCTCGTATCAGTTTTTATAAGCAATGTAGGAGCACAGCCGATTGATCGGTTTCAACCGACCTGGAGCTCGCTGAAAAAATACCAGTGTCCCGACTGGTTCCGCGACGCCAAGTTCGGCATCTTTATTCACTGGGGTGTTTATTCAGTGCCTGCTTTTGCCAATGAATGGTATCCGAGAAACATGTATCAACCCGACAGGTTCGAGTTCAAGCACCATCTCGAAACCTACGGCCCGCAAAAGGACTTTGGTTACAAGGATTTCATTCCGCTGTTCAAAGCGGAAAAATTCGATGCGGAGGAATGGGTGACGCTGTTCGAAAAGGCAGGCGCCAGGTATGTCGTGCCGGTGGCAGAACATCATGACGGCTTTGCCATGTATAAAACGGCTCTCTCCAAGTGGAACGCCGCAGAGATGGGCCCGCAGCGGGACATCATCGGCGAATTGGCGCAGGCTTGTCGAAAGCATGGCCTGATTTTCGGCGTTTCTTCCCACCGCATTGAGCATTGGTGGTTTATGAACACCGGCCGCCTGATCGATTCCGACGTCAACGATCCCCGCTTTGCCGATTTCTATGGACCGGCGCGCGGGGAAGAGGAAACGCCGTCGCCCGAGTTCATGAACGATTGGCTGCTGCGCTGCGTCGAATTAGTGGACAAATATCAGCCGCAGCTGTTCTGGTTCGATTGGTGGATTGAACAACCGGCCATGGCGCCCTATCGCAAGTCCTTTGCGGCATATTATTACAACAAAGGGATTGAATGGAACAAAGGCGTGGTCATCAACTATAAAAACGACGCTTTTCCGCCCGAGGCGGCGGTCTATGACATTGAACGGGGCAGCAGCAAGGCGACCAAACAGCATCCGTGGCAAACCGACACCTCCGTCGGCAAAAAGTCATGGGGGTACATTGACGGCGAGGAGAACAAAAGCGCCAACGAAATTATTGACGTATTGATCGACATTGTGAGCAAAAACGGCAACCTTCTGCTCAATATAGGCCCCAAAGCAGACGGAACCATACCCGAAGAGCAAAAACAGGTTCTTATTGAAATCGGCAAATGGCTGCAGGTCAACGGTGAAGGCATTTACGGCAGCCGGCCGTGGACAATTTCGGGAGAAGGCACTGCCGAGGCGCCGGACGAAACGGCAATGTTCAATGAATACAAAAGCAAAGGTTACACCGCTGAAGACGTTCGCTTTACCATCAAGGGCGATGTGCTTTACGCCTTTGTGCTCGGCGTTCCGACGCAAAAGACTGTCATCAAATCTCTTGGGCTGAAAGCCGGCAAAATTGCTTCGGTCGAATTAGTGGGCAGCACGGAAAAGGTGGTTTGGTCGCAGAACGCCAAAGGGCTGATGCTTCAACCGGCAAAACGGTATCCTACGGAGCACGCCGTCGCCTATCGAATTCGTTTTAAGTAG
- a CDS encoding YraN family protein, with protein MQTFRQKIGRLGEDLAAAFLAQKGMVIVERNFRAGHGEIDIIAREGETLVFVEVKTTRAGSFGEPELWVDERKQRQLSETADAYFFRHGIEEAACRFDVVIVTLGGAQPAIRHIPNAFWAEE; from the coding sequence ATGCAGACATTTCGCCAAAAAATCGGCAGGCTGGGGGAAGACCTGGCTGCTGCTTTTCTTGCACAAAAAGGAATGGTAATTGTCGAACGCAATTTTCGAGCAGGACACGGCGAAATCGACATCATCGCACGCGAAGGGGAGACTTTGGTGTTTGTCGAAGTAAAAACGACGCGTGCCGGTTCGTTCGGCGAGCCCGAACTGTGGGTGGATGAGCGCAAGCAGCGGCAACTGAGCGAGACGGCGGATGCGTATTTTTTCCGGCACGGCATCGAAGAGGCAGCCTGCCGCTTCGACGTTGTCATTGTAACTCTCGGCGGCGCCCAACCCGCCATTCGCCATATCCCCAATGCCTTTTGGGCGGAAGAGTAA
- a CDS encoding ribonuclease HII, producing KQLSAAQREELFSLIQRRALVIGIGIADVEEIDRCNILHAALMAMRRAVEAVSLQIDFVLVDGNRLPNLTQPAQAVIRGDSRSLSIAAASIVAKVTRDRIMMQWHEQYPQYDFARHKGYPTRAHIEAIRRYGLSPIHRRSFHPKALNS from the coding sequence CCAAACAGCTTTCCGCGGCTCAGCGGGAAGAGCTTTTTTCGCTTATTCAGCGTCGGGCGCTGGTCATCGGCATCGGCATTGCGGATGTTGAAGAGATAGACCGCTGCAACATCCTGCATGCCGCGCTAATGGCCATGCGGCGCGCCGTCGAGGCCGTCTCCCTTCAAATCGATTTTGTCCTGGTCGACGGCAACCGTCTGCCGAATCTTACGCAACCGGCTCAGGCCGTCATTCGAGGCGATTCACGTTCGCTTTCTATTGCCGCTGCTTCAATTGTGGCCAAAGTCACGCGTGACCGCATCATGATGCAATGGCACGAACAATATCCCCAATATGACTTTGCCCGCCACAAAGGCTATCCCACTCGTGCGCATATCGAAGCCATTCGTCGCTACGGCCTGTCGCCGATACACCGCCGTTCGTTTCATCCCAAAGCACTCAACAGCTAA